From a region of the Panicum virgatum strain AP13 chromosome 2K, P.virgatum_v5, whole genome shotgun sequence genome:
- the LOC120676699 gene encoding probable WRKY transcription factor 51 has product MMGSLPMPGLHQQVAAAAVQQLDQSGENDCGEAAGSSGGSGTGKEKARISGAGRSSSSSGRKKVSRPRFAFQTRSANDILDVGYRWRKTAPTPGSSFGFSIHLLITT; this is encoded by the coding sequence ATGATGGGCTCCCTGCCCATGCCCGGGCTGCACCAGCAAGTGGCGGCTGCGGCCGTGCAGCAGCTGGACCAGAGCGGGGAGAATGACTGCGGCGAGGCCGCGGGGAGCAGCGGTGGCAGTGGTACTGGCAAGGAGAAGGCGCGGATCAGCGGCGCCGGgaggtcgtcgtcatcgtcggggaggaagaaggtgagCAGGCCGCGGTTCGCGTTCCAGACGCGGAGCGCCAACGACATCCTGGACGTCGGCTACCGGTGGAGGAAGACAGCGCCCACCCCAGGTTCGTCATTCGGTTTCTCGATCCATCTCTTAATTACTACTTAG
- the LOC120676689 gene encoding L-type lectin-domain containing receptor kinase IX.1-like: MAAASSSTFTLTVLWLYCLICAHHFPFASSFQFSLDISKTGDPCGRELVCTGAASFLTTSIELTSNAGGEASRYNRGLVWFATPVRLWNADTGEVASFTTAFSFEIKSIRRSPGWGDGMAFFLARYARGYSVLGNSHGAGLLGLFNNGNQFDATVGGDGGHEVVAVEFDTALNPDWDTSSQHVGIDVNSIKSVSYTNTSSPEMMTNTNKNNLTSGSKMTATVRYDNVSKLLAVDLWVGHTLYLVNATVDLKSELPAEVAVGFSAGTGDYYEAHRVLSWSFNSTLEAEKVALNPTTSSPAPASPAPPIPKLEPSEKLLSKVLIPVASVSVWAVVFLLLWMWWKQPARRTGEPNGDPAGFDNMGMVGPSRYAYQELAAATDNFAEGNKLGQGGFGSVYKGRLLNDGQKVAIKRFSSGSSSQGRKEFEAEVRIISRLRHRNLVQLLGWCDSPKKGLLLVYELVPQGSLDKHIHDNPRLLTWSERYKIILGLGSVLRYLHLDWEQCVVHGDIKPNNIMLDSSYNTKLGDFGLARLVDHGSDPKTTALLQGTMGYVDPDFLNTSRRSTQSDVYSFGIVLLEIVSGRKPVSRQDPSSFVLPKWVWSLYSQGATADAADPRLRPCAAAEERQMERALVVGLWCAHRDPAERPSVAQAMHALQSEDASLPALPADTYNVEAAPLGFAVAESGGFVSSSSSGGVCSPATATRTSSSE; the protein is encoded by the coding sequence ATGGCTGCCGCGAGCTCCTCCACCTTCACCCTCACTGTCCTCTGGCTCTACTGCTTGATCTGTGCCCATCACTTCCCTTTCGCTTCCTCGTTTCAATTCAGCCTCGACATTTCAAAGACCGGAGATCCCTGCGGCCGCGAGCTCGTGTGCACGGGCGCCGCGTCCTTCCTTACCACCTCGATCGAGCTGACAAGCAATGCCGGTGGCGAAGCTAGCAGATACAACCGAGGCCTGGTGTGGTTCGCCACCCCGGTGCGTCTCTGGAACGCCGACACCGGCGAAGTTGCAAGCTTCACCACCGCCTTCTCCTTCGAGATCAAGTCGATCAGGCGCAGCCCGGGCTGGGGCGACGGGATGGCCTTCTTCCTCGCGCGTTACGCCAGGGGGTACAGTGTCCTGGGCAACTCCCATGGCGCTGGGTTACTGGGCCTCTTCAACAACGGTAACCAGTTCGACGCGAccgtcggcggcgacggtggtcaCGAGGTCGTCGCCGTCGAGTTCGACACGGCCCTTAATCCCGACTGGGACACCAGCAGCCAGCACGTTGGCATCGACGTCAACTCCATCAAGTCGGTGAGCTACACAAACACGAGCTCGCCGGAAATGATGACGAACACCAACAAGAACAACCTCACCTCCGGTTCCAAGATGACCGCCACGGTGCGGTACGACAACGTGAGCAAGCTGCTAGCCGTCGATCTCTGGGTCGGCCACACCTTGTACCTTGTCAACGCCACCGTTGATCTGAAGAGTGAGTTGCCGGCGGAGGTGGCCGTCGGCTTCTCCGCGGGGACCGGTGACTACTACGAGGCGCACCGTGTACTGTCATGGTCGTTCAACTCAACGCTTGAAGCAGAAAAGGTGGCTCTGAATCCGACGACGTCGTCACCGGCTCCGGCATCTCCAGCTCCTCCGATCCCCAAACTGGAGCCGTCGGAGAAATTACTGTCGAAGGTACTGATTCCTGTAGCGTCCGTGTCGGTCTGGGCAGTAGTGTTTCTCCTCCTATGGATGTGGTGGAAGCAGCCGGCCAGAAGAACAGGCGAGCCGAACGGCGATCCTGCCGGTTTCGACAACATGGGGATGGTCGGGCCAAGCCGATACGCCTAccaggagctcgccgccgcgaccGACAACTTTGCAGAGGGGAATAAGCTCGGGCAAGGAGGTTTCGGCAGCGTCTACAAGGGACGCCTTCTGAACGACGGGCAGAAGGTGGCCATCAAGAGGTTCTCGTCGGGGTCGTCTTCTCAGGGCAGGAAGGAGTTCGAGGCCGAGGTGAGGATCATCAGCCGGCTCCGGCATCGGAACCTCGTGCAGCTGTTGGGCTGGTGCGACAGCCCCAAGAAGGGGCTCTTGCTCGTGTACGAGCTCGTGCCGCAAGGGAGCCTGGATAAGCACATCCATGACAACCCAAGGTTGTTAACTTGGTCCGAGAGGTACAAGATCATCCTGGGATTGGGGTCAGTGCTGCGCTACCTGCATCTGGACTGGGAGCAATGCGTGGTGCACGGTGACATCAAGCCCAACAACATCATGCTAGACTCCTCCTACAACACCAAGCTGGGAGACTTCGGGCTCGCCCGGCTCGTCGACCACGGCTCCGACCCCAAAACGACGGCGCTCCTTCAGGGCACCATGGGCTACGTCGACCCGGATTTCCTCAACACCAGCCGGCGGAGCACCCAGTCGGACGTCTACAGCTTCGGCATCGTCCTGCTGGAGATCGTCTCCGGCCGGAAGCCGGTGAGCCGGCAGGACCCGTCGTCCTTCGTGCTGCCCAAGTGGGTGTGGAGCCTCTACAGCCAGGGCGCTAcggccgacgccgccgaccCACGGCTgaggccgtgcgccgccgccgaggagcggCAGATGGAGCGCGCCCTGGTCGTGGGGCTCTGGTGCGCGCATCGCGACCCGGCGGAGCGCCCCTCCGTCGCGCAGGCCATGCACGCGCTGCAGTCGGAGGACGCGAGCCTGCCCGCGCTCCCGGCGGACACGTACAACGTCGAGGCGGCACCACTGGGCTTCGCCGTGGCCGAGAGCGGCGGCTTCGTCAGCTCCTCATCCAGCGGCGGCGTCTGCTCTCCGGCGACCGCCACAAGGACATCTTCGTCGGAATAG
- the LOC120676753 gene encoding probable kinase CHARK → MKPANILLGASRSAKLGDFGLARLVDHGADSRTTQVVAGTPGYIDPELVSSQRPCLQSDIFSFGVVLLEIACGRRPATRSNGAPPPLLNWVRQLYVRDSILAAADRRLDGEFDVQQMRRVLVAGLWCAHHDQCQRPSIAQAMDLLRREDAELPVLDPVVHTSSPEAVRSLEEIAYGDLSAEAEDSAFQNSSTHSHTAYHTSTDSSCLLE, encoded by the coding sequence ATGAAGCCCGCCAACATCTTGCTGGGCGCTTCCCGCAGCGCCAAGCTCGGGGACTTCGGCTTGGCGAGGCTCGTCGACCACGGAGCTGACTCGCGTACAACCCAGGTCGTCGCCGGAACGCCCGGCTACATTGATCCGGAGCTCGTCAGCAGCCAGAGGCCGTGCCTGCAGTCCGACATCTTCAGCTTCGGTGTCGTGCTTCTGGAGATCGcctgcggccggcggccggccacgcGATCGAACGGAGCTCCTCCGCCGCTGCTGAATTGGGTCCGTCAATTGTACGTCAGGGATTCCATTCTCGCAGCGGCAGATCGGCGGCTGGATGGCGAGTTCGACGTCCAGCAGATGAGGCGAGTGCTCGTCGCGGGCCTCTGGTGCGCGCATCACGACCAGTGCCAGCGACCGTCGATCGCGCAGGCCATGGATCTCCTGCGACGCGAAGATGCCGAGCTACCCGTCCTTGACCCAGTGGTGCACACTAGTAGTCCTGAAGCAGTTCGCTCCCTGGAAGAAATAGCTTACGGTGATTTGTCTGCGGAAGCAGAGGACTCTGCTTTTCAGAATTCTTCTACTCACAGTCACACTGCATACCACACTTCCACGGATTCCAGTTGTCTTCTAgaatga
- the LOC120676709 gene encoding uncharacterized protein LOC120676709 has protein sequence MLAIEETTNSPPINIPMQVLQILRQVWVDKTIQPRVKTFAWSFARAVWFGSALGLRADALPSSGHGLHIQVATILQQGQSLSTTGLIFSIMWCLWKSRNDHRFNNAHWSVARVLHEAVAIDRSYSLAMEEDLSLSNTPAHQANQQCLHLGTRPATVTIQLQDGPKIFCDASVCTQPPPNANQTGIGIFILTNPTNSVCNASFLQVAVPKIIDPLEAEAQALLLGAKVALALNLQVANLLTDNQIVATAAQEGSLLHNPGHWSLRPILADLAEATRRMHYSIIKIGREANKVADKLAKQARQAPIPSSCLYSCEALGHSQNCIVQMALQNFQWGMFCPISVLCL, from the exons ATGCTGGCAATTGAAGAGACAACAAACTCTCCACCAATTAACATTCCCATGCAGGTCCTACAGATCCTTCGTCAAGTGTGGGTCGACAAGACAATCCAACCAAGGGTCAAGACGTTTGCTTGGAG CTTTGCCAGGGCAGTATGGTTTGGATCAGCGCTAGGCCTCAGAGCGGATGCTTTGCCATCATCAGGACATGGTCTCCATATCCAGGTAGCCACAATCCTACAGCAAGGCCAATCTCTATCCACCACAGGCCTGATTTTTTCTATCATGTGGTGCCTCTGGAAATCACGTAACGATCACAGGTTCAACAATGCACATTGGTCGGTTGCTAGAGTGCTTCATGAGGCTGTAGCTATAGACAGATCTTACAGTCTGGCCATGGAAGAAGACTTATCCCTTTCTAATACTCCTGCGCATCAAGCCAACCAACAATGCTTACATCTAGGTACAAGACCTGCAACTGTCACTATTCAATTACAGGATGGGCCAAAAATCTTTTGTGATGCCTCTGTTTGTACACAACCTCCTCCAAATGCAAACCAAACAGGCATAGGTATTTTCATACTCACGAATCCAACAAATAGTGTCTGTAATGCATCTTTTCTTCAGGTTGCCGTTCCAAAAATCATCGACCCACTGGAGGCGGAAGCACAAGCTCTCCTATTAGGAGCCAAAGTAGCTCTTGCATTGAACTTGCAGGTGGCCAACTTGCTTACTGACAATCAGATCGTGGCGACGGCTGCACAAGAAGGATCACTACTCCATAATCCAGGTCATTGGTCTCTCAGACCAATACTTGCGGACCTTGCAGAAGCCACAAGAAGAATGCATTACTCAATTATCAAGATTGGAAGAGAAGCCAACAAGGTTGCAGACAAGCTCGCGAAGCAGGCAAGACAAGCCCCAATTCCaagttcttgcctttactcaTGCGAGGCTCTAGGGCATTCTCAAAATTGTATTGTGCAGATGGCACTACAAAACTTTCAATGGGGCATGTTTTGTCCCATCTCTGTACTTTGCTTATGA